The DNA segment ggaagagggggctcacctgatccgtcgacgttcctctccgtcgatcaccttcaccttcctcatggcctcccttaggtctgggtctctatgctgcgaggtgccgaactgtccctttaattcctggggcaggtcaacctcagtagagggatgtggaggttgttccacatccccatcaggggagaccgaggagaatcccttccaggttccctcctcggatggagcttcaaatatatcccttagtgcctggttgctccttccttcctgcgttgtgtataacccttcacaggtgtcttcatcggtggtttcctggaatatctgtcgtaaacgttgggtcgctatttcttcctctgcagtagaggacgaggacgcggctacgtctccttgtagtactactacctcgggcttggagattctcttctttcctgtcccccttcttcccgtgcataacgtaatctgccgaagctccttatataggggacagtctctcccgatcaataatggcaccttcagctggggcactttccctgccctgactgtacaccttccttttggagtgagaataggcagattcacagtggggtaatagtgggtgtctccatggatacaggatacggctactttgtctggtagcagtgttgcGGAGGTCACCATCCGCTCCTCTACTAACGTAACCATACTTCCCGAGTCGAGAATAGCTACCACATCTTGTCCTTCAACTCGCACGGAATCTCTGAGGCTGGGGCTATCTCTGCTAACCAACAGTGTTGATCCTGCCCCCTCAAAACGGGATGTGTGGGGGTAGGCAGTGACGACTCTGTGACCATGGGCTCATCCTTGCTAGGACATTGTGGGGCATAATGGTTGGGAGACTGGACACTTATACACACCGACccggctgtgtggtggctgactTCTCCCACCTCCGGGGGGCTTGGACGTTTCGGTGGCGGGCAAGCCGGGGTGAGTCGTGGTACGGGATTGGACGACTCCTTCCGTTCCTCCTTGTCACTTTTTAACAACTCCCCTGTAGACCGATATGTTTCCACCGCCTGGGCTATTTCGTCGGCTGACGGGTTGGCTTGCCCCACAACCCTTTTTTAAGTCACTGGGTAATTCTCTCAATATCTTGTCCACTACGAGTCTCTATCACATGTCCTACTCCTTTCCAGGTTCTAGCCACTGTTTTGTCAGTCGTATTAAGGCGAAGATCTGGGCACGAACGGGTTGATCAGCTGTATAGGTCCATTGATGGAACTTTACAGCCCTATCTCTGGCAGTCAGCTGGTACCGGGACAGGATCTCGGTTTTAGTCGCCCATAGTCCGCAGCTTCGCGGGAATCCAGGTCAAAATAGGCTTCCTGAGCCACCCCGGTCAAAAGAGGAGCTAATGCGCTAGCCCATTCTGTGGGCGGCCACTCTTCCAAGGTGGCCGTCCTTTCGAAGGTCATGAGGAAGGCCTCAATATCATCCTCCTTGGAGAGACGAGATAAGATGGCGTGAGCAGCCGCTCTTGGCCTAACTCTAGGTTCTTCGTCGACTCAGCTGTTGTTGCAGGAGttctatggttgtctgctgtgccgtgatcaattgttgtagtagggcgttatccatcgttcttgaatggttcctccgggtcttctggaagaatattaatttactcacttatccttgtgtcactcgtccacctaatgcccgcatcctccaccaatgtgagcgtaccaagtaattaggcgtcactctaaagcgggaaggtggaataaacgagtcaggagtaggttttctgattgaacacggttctctattgagggtattttgtcaacaaaaacattaacataatcaatgaaaaatcttccaaggaaaaaaacacatcttcttctccagatgaaacaagaacacaataggataatctttaaactacaacaaacataaatcatgagtttgtcaccatcttcctggttctttcagcacagcttctctctctcggtagccatcttccagagatagttttccccctctctgttggttccattctctctcttataggggaaggagagtatctcattagtaccttcagctgtgcttaattgactctggttacctggtctcccatgctttgttgggctactatccatgagcccagccggccctctagtggtccttccacatttgtttaacacttttttggtcttcactatgtagaaaatagttttaaaaaataaagaaaaaccctggaatgagtaagtgtgtccaaacatttgactggtactgtttgtctctaatagggagagattgagcatcaatcagtgtgtgtgtgtgtgtgtgtgtgtgtgtgtgtgtgtgtgtgtgtgtgtgtgtgtgtgtgtgtgtgtgtgtgtgtgtgtgtgtgtgtgtgtgtgtgtgtgtgtgtgtgtgtgaactgaccTTCAGGTGTAAAGAGGgcagtgttgtatgtgtgtgtgtatgaactgACCTTCAGGTGTAAAGAGGGCAGTGTTGTAGAGGTGGGGGAAGGCACTGCCGTTCGGGCTGTCCCCTTTTCCCTCCTCATTGCCTTTCTCACAGATGATGAGAGCAATAAACATACGATTCACTGAGTCACTGGAAACCTGGGAGAGAAATTAAAGAAAGGAAGGACGAGAGGAGTGAGAAAGGAGAACGATAACTGCATTACATGCCTTTGTCACCTAAAGAAAGTtgcagcccacacacacagacagacacacacctgtaGGATGACTCCGAGGGCGTTGAAGTGCTGTTTGTTGTTGACCACTACCACTCGTCCCACGGAGAGAGCTTTCAACCCATTCACAGACCCCAGAACAGCACACTGAAAGATGACAGATGGACAATTAACAAACCTTAGTGATTATTAAAAAAAGAAGAACAATAATAATTATGACACTTTTGCACATTCAATTATATTCAGTTGTTTTGTGATGTGGTTTGAACTTGAGTGTTTGAAGATAGTGTGTGTTATACATAGGTGTCTGTCTGTGGGCAGGTGTGTGTCTTGGTGCATGTGTGTGCCTTTACAGTAtgttgtgtgtgtacctgcagaGCCTCAGCAGTGAGGCGTAGCTCAGTGACAGTGTAGTAGTACGGCAGTAGGTCAGACAGCTGACCCTCCGTgtccagaggagggagagaggacagagtctGTTTCAACTGACCAATCTGCTGCTCATGGGCCTGAGAGAAGGACAACAATTATAAGAAGTACTTTTATTATTAGTTCATATGTGCTGGGAATTTGTCTTCTGCTTTTGCCCAACccctctgatatacacacacacaaatacatacaaaCACAGGTTGGAGAGAGACTTTATGTAGGAAAATATAAAGGAATGTAAATGAATGTGGAGCATCAATAAGCATAAATAGATGTGATATCAAATATGTATATTACGGACAATATTCCTATTCTGACTCCTGCCATCAAAAGCTGAATGGACCTTTGATAAAGGAGCTCGAattatatattctatatatatttacaaataaatatatgggggattgatGCAGACagttacattgatggaagccacaatccATCTGCAATATTGAAGCTGAtctccattttttaaatatttttttaataaatgtagtcacattttttttttaaactggtaGTCCTCAACTGTCATCCATTATCTCTAGAATTTCGTCCCAGGTGCTTGTGGGTAATGTAGCACAgtacctgtgtgtctctgtggctcTCAGAGAAGCTCCTCCTCATCATGTCGGTGACTCGGAGGGCCTCCACACGCAGCAGGTTGAGGATCATGGTGTAGGTCAGCCTGAACTGGGACTGCAGCACTGTGGGCTTCCCCTTGACGGCAGAGAAGAAGTGTCATTCAAATTCATGTCACTACTATGTTGTATACACTAGAAAGAAGACGAAATGGAGGTAATGGAGGTAATGGAGCAGGAACCTTTCAATATTGATTGAGAAAGGTTAGTGCTAGATCACACAGGGTGGAGGTATGGAGGATGAAGTTGAGCATTTCTAAAATCAtagacagttacagttagcatttTGCAAAGCAAACAACTGTTATAGTGAGCCCTACATTCTCTCCAGATGATCtgatcaggaaaaactctgggccatAGTTGTACAGTAACAGTTAGCGATTAGTTAACTGATTAgttatcttccaggccggctcggtcctcccctcccgctccgtggcttgacgactcattgcgagctcacagaacagggctccgggcagccgagcggaaatggaggaaaactcgcctccctgcggacctggcatcctttcactccctctctctacattttcctcctctgtctctgctgctaaagccactttctaccactctaaattccaagcatctgcctctaaccctaggaagctcttttgccaccttctcctcccctcctgaatcctcctccccctcccccctcctccctctctgcagatgacttcgtcaaccattttgaaaagaaggtcgacgacatccgatcctcgtttgctaagtcaaacgacaccgctggttctgctcacagtgccctaccctgtgctctgacctctttctccctctctctccagatgaaatctcgcgtcttgtgacggccggccgcccaacaacctgcccgcttgaccctatcccctcctctcttctccagaccatttccggagacctttctcccttacctcacccgctcatcaacttatccctgaccgctggctacgtcccttccgtcttcaagagagcgagagttgaaccccttctgaaaaaaacctacactcgatccctccgatgtcaacaactacagaccagtatcccttctttcttttctctccaaaactcttgaacgtgccgtccttggtcagctctcccgctatctctctcagaatgaccttcttgatccaaatcagtcaggtttcaagactagtcattcaactgagactgctcttctctgtatcacggaggcgctccgcaccgctaaagctaactctctctcctctgctctcatccttctagacctatcggctgccttcgatactgtgaaccatcagatactcctctccaccctctccgagttgggcatctccggcgtggcccacgcttggattgcgtcctacctgacaggtcgctcctaccag comes from the Oncorhynchus gorbuscha isolate QuinsamMale2020 ecotype Even-year unplaced genomic scaffold, OgorEven_v1.0 Un_scaffold_11866, whole genome shotgun sequence genome and includes:
- the LOC124030470 gene encoding helicase SKI2W-like, producing the protein MILNLLRVEALRVTDMMRRSFSESHRDTQAHEQQIGQLKQTLSSLPPLDTEGQLSDLLPYYYTVTELRLTAEALQCAVLGSVNGLKALSVGRVVVVNNKQHFNALGVILQVSSDSVNRMFIALIICEKGNEEGKGDSPNGSAFPHLYNTALFTPEGQFIHTHIQHCPLYT